In one window of Camelina sativa cultivar DH55 chromosome 15, Cs, whole genome shotgun sequence DNA:
- the LOC104747317 gene encoding protein trichome birefringence-like 13, translating into MATTSPNKLSLFPLLSLLCFISIFFLLSLSRRASLSSPNTHRSATVFTPRSDDASRTVASSTCDLSDGSWIYDSNFRSARYDSSCKEIFKGWNCVRNNKTNGLEISKWRWKPKDCDLPSFDPLEFLETHRNTNIGFVGDSLNRNMFVSLFCMLKSATGELKKWRPVGADRGFTFLQYNLTIAYHRTNLLARYGRWSANANGGELESLGFMEGYRIDVDIPDSSWIKASSFHDILILNTGHWWWAPSKFDPSKSPMLFFEGGRPILPPINPAAGLDRVLNHMVNFVEKTKRPGGIIFFQTQSPRHFEGGDWDQGGTCQRLQPLSPGKVEELFSVRNNGTNVEVRLVNQHLFNSFKSRSNFHVLDITRMSEYRADAHPAAAGGKNHDDCMHWCLPGITDTWNDLFVATLYTIKA; encoded by the exons ATGGCTACGACTTCACCCAACAAACTCTCACTCTTCCCTCTACTATCCCTTCTCTgttttatctccattttcttcctcctctctctatcCCGTCGcgcttctctctcctctcccaACACTCACCGCTCCGCCACCGTCTTCACCCCGAGATCCGACGACGCTTCCCGCACTGTTGCCTCCTCCACTTGCGACTTATCCGACGGCTCATGGATCTACGATTCCAACTTCAGATCCGCTAGGTACGATAGTAGTTGTAAAGAGATCTTCAAAGGATGGAACTGCGTTCGTAACAACAAAACCAATGGCCTTGAGATCTCTAAGTGGCGATGGAAGCCTAAGGACTGTGATCTTCCTTCGTTTGATCCACTCGAGTTTCTTGAAACTCATCGAAATACCAACATTG GATTTGTGGGTGATTCCTTGAATAGGAACATGTTTGTATCACTTTTTTGTATGTTGAAGAGTGCGACGGGTGAACTGAAGAAGTGGCGACCAGTGGGTGCAGATCGTGGATTCACATTTTTGCAGTATAATCTGACCATTGCGTATCATCGAACAAATCTCTTGGCACGTTATGGTAG GTGGTCAGCTAATGCTAATGGTGGTGAGTTAGAATCACTTGGATTTATGGAGGGGTATAGAATTGATGTTGATATTCCAGACAGCTCATGGATAAAGGCTTCAAGCTTCCATGACATTCTCATTTTGAACACTGGGCACTG GTGGTGGGCGCCATCAAAATTTGATCCTTCAAAATCTCCTATGCTTTTCTTTGAAGGCGGCCGGCCAATACTTCCACCTATAAATCCTGCCGCTGGCCTGGATAGGGTTCTAAACCATATG GTAAATTTTGTGGAGAAAACAAAGCGACCTGGAGGAATCATATTCTTCCAGACACAATCACCTAGGCACTTTGAAGGAGGTGACTGGGATCAAGGTGGTACTTGTCAACGACTGCAACCTTTGTCACCTGGAAAA GTTGAAGAATTGTTCTCGGTGAGAAACAACGGGACAAATGTAGAGGTTCGTCTGGTGAATCAACACCTCTTTAACTCTTTTAAGAGTAGAAGCAACTTCCACGTTTTGGACATAACTCGAATGAGTGAGTACAGAGCCGATGCTCATCCGGCAGCAGCTGGTGGTAAGAATCACGATGATTGCATGCATTGGTGCCTTCCGGGCATCACTGACACTTGGAATGATTTATTCGTCGCAACTCTCTATACGATCAAAGCTTAG